DNA sequence from the Oryza brachyantha chromosome 5, ObraRS2, whole genome shotgun sequence genome:
GCCACAGATAACTGTTGTTCTTCATAAATTACGAGCCAGTTTGCTGGTGCATGTTGCACTTTTTTAAGACTAAGTTAAGATTAGTCGCAccattattcatatattctcttgatatatataatttcattttgCTCTATCAGGTGATTATGGAGATTCCATTGGAGCTGATGCTGACTATAACTCAAAAACGTCCTTGGATGTTTTTCCCTGACATTATTCCACTAGGCCATCCAATATTTGACATCATTGAATCAACAGATCCTGAGGTAAATGGATGACACAAGCTGTTAATTTTGTCCCTGATTTCTTTTAGATATTAAGCAGTCATCATTAAAAGAACAAGCTTGCGAACAGTTGGTGCATGACATGGATAAACAATGGTCCCATCATTCTTCTTACTCACAGCCATATTCAAATGCACAGTCGTCTACAAGAAAGAGGGACATGAAGAAGCTAGTGCAAGATCATTCACCTTGCCAGCCATTGGCTCTACAGAGTGATCCTGATATTACCATTTTACCGATAAAGGAAATTGAAAGAAGACGGAAGATTGGTGCAGCAAACAAGGGGAAGGTTCCATGGACAAATGGGAGGAAATTAAGCAAAGGTATGGCAAACTTTATCTGGGAATTTTTGCCTTGGTAGAGTTACAGTCCGATGAGGCAGGTAGGCAGTCTGCTATTATATTACAATGAGGGGTCTATCATTCTCCTGCAGAGCACAAGGCGCTCATCAAGCAACGGACTACTGAGGCTCTTAGAGATCCCAAGGTGATGTCATGTAAGAAACCTTCACATGACACTTTTATATCTGCCAAAGGCCTACTTGGCTATGGACTGTGAAGTGTCTACAGAAATTCAACTCAAATTTAtcctttacttttatatttccAGGTTAGGAAGAAAATGCTAGGGCATCGACAACTGCATAGGTAAATGCATGTTTCTGCTACAGTGATGGATGTATAAATGTACTGTGCAAACTTTGAAACAATTTATGGTTGTATCTTGTTTCAGACAAGCAAGCAAAGACAAAATAAGTGCGGCATTGAGAAAGATCTGGGAAAGGAGGATAGTGTCTGTCAAAGCAAGACAGGAGGTTCTTCGAATATGGTCAAATTATATTGCAGAAGCAGCAAAACAAGGTGACTACAGCCAAGATAAGCTGGACTGGGACAGCTATGACAGGATAAAGTCTGAGATGATATCTATGTACATATGGAACAAAGACAGGGAAAGAATAATCAAGAAGCTTAAAAAAGCAGAGGCAAAAATTGCACCCAAGAAGCTTCAGGCAACACAGAGAAGCAAAGTACAGACTAGAGGAGTAAAGAATCTGCAATGTGAGAAGTTGGTTCTACGAAAATCTGATTCTCAACCAACACGAGTGGTAGTATCTACAAGACCGAAAACTTAAGGAAAGATTAACCAAGGTAATGCCCATGTCCTACAGTTGATTGCACTGCATGAACAAATCCATACATGTGGGCCATTTACATCGTATTACTAAATCTAGGCTTCCTTGTACTAAATCTAGGCTTATTGTTTTTGTGTTACTCTTCTTTACTGATGCATTCtgatttattcttttattgaaaaaagttCATTAGTGTCATAACTATACATAGAAATATTGTTCCAAAGGAAGTCCCAAATGTAGTTCCCATTCACAGTTTTGGCCTTGTTTCTTTGCAATCCTCCACCTGCTTTAATGTGCTTCTTTCTACCCATTGGTTTTGGCTATGACTTGGACTTACAAATTATTCTGCCTTCATGTCTAAAGTGGCATGATCGCAAAAAGGAGCTCGAGACCATGATAAGTTCCAGGACAAGGAAAGGAGTGGGGCCGAAGTTCAAAACCAAGGCGAAATGAAGCAGAAAGGTGAACATAAGTGGATTTGGTGGAGGAGCTCCGCATAAGTTGCAAAGACAAGCTTTGTGGCGAAATTCACCACAAGGCGAAACCCAGCACTGAGCTGTTCTCCAGATGGTGGCTACTAGCTAGCATGCAGTTTTTTAAGTTAGAGAAGGGCACAATGGTTCGTGCCAGCATCAATGATGCAGTGGGAGCATAGCATCACTCTCGACTCTTGAGGATGACCAGTCTATGTGATGTTTTGCTTTAAGGTTTTGTTTCCAGTGGTCAATGCAATATCATATACTGGAAGTGAGTGTTCTTATCATTGTTCATGATTTTAGGTCCAGTACTTTCGTTGCTAATGTGAAGTTTGGTTTGTTGATTTGTCTGATAGTGCTTCGGTCGGTGGTGTACATTTGAGGTCAGGTTTAAAGCTTGCATCGTTTAAGATTACACCTATCATATGGCCATGGCTCGTTAAGCTCATGTCAGCCCAATACGACCCATTGGGCACATTAGGCTCGTTAATGATATAACAACTATTAAGCATGGGAATAAGGTCATATGAGCTCCCTTAACTTGACAATGAGTTCAACTTTCGTTCTTGATTTAACAGGTCCGTTAAAACCGTTGCAGATGAGATTCCTCGGTAGTTTAGATTACGGTTTGTTGCATACTCGTATTGGTGATATGACACTCAAaagcaaaattgaaaattttaaaattgttggCCCACATACCGGTTAGACAAAAATAGTGGGTATTAGTGGGTCCCACACTTCTCTCTATCTCCACGatgagtctgcgccgcctctcccctcctAGCCATCCTTGtccacatattttgttttactttttaattgttaaattttgcTTCATCTGCCATGTCACATAAAGACCGAGTCAAATTAGCCACGTTAGCTGAAATCTCCATTCAAACCGTCTTGGTACTTTATTTTGCATTGGttttaatagttttttttttttgagagaacaCATGGTTTTAATAGTTAAGTAACCACTTGTATCTGGTTTTTCGATTGGAGGACGAAAATTAGATTAGTTAACGAGTCATGAGCTTATTCCTTAAGCATGTTGGCTACAATGGCCTATTAAGAACTAACGGGCTACGGCCCACCTGTTGGGCCATCATACATTGCGAGCCCAACTCCCACCCCTCCTCGACCTCGAGCTGGGTACCAACCGGCGTACCCACGGGTAGGCGCTAGAGATGGTAATGGGGACCCGCGATCCGAGACCTGACGGgtatttactctattaggGTACGGGTATGGGTTAAATGTATTACCCGTGGATAAATAAACGGGTAAATACCTTCACCTAACATGTACGCGGGTACGAGAACGTTCCTATGATACTTATACCCGTTTACCcgtgggtaataaatacccggaAGTCCAAAAGAACATTCTGgcccatatatgaaattagaCTAGCCCAATATAAAACCCTAGATATTTAAGCCTCAacccatatatgaaattacgTGGATTTATATATTGTCTACTACTACTTAAGTACTACTTGATGGGATTTATGGTATTGTGTGACTGATGCGGATGCCTTGTTGTTGGCTGGGTGCTACAATTGGATCAAAAcattttgtgttatttttattgtcatgtcaaatttaGCGGGTAAATGGGTGACCCGCGGGTGAGGCTTACCCAGGCGGGTATGGGCATGGGGAATTTTTTATACTCGTGACGGGTATAGAGATTTTGGTGGGTCTAAATTTCAATGGTGGGTATGGGCATGGGGTACcaatacccgatgggtatttacctaTTGCCATCCCTAGTAGGCGCGGACGAGCGGAGCAGCGCCGTAGAGGGCGTGGAGGCAACCCGGCGACTTCACGGAGGCGATGGGAAGGGCGATTGACCGGTGACAGTGAGTGGTGTCATCACTTCACTTGGTCGCTTCCTCATATCCATTCTTGTGTTCTTTCGATTTGGGatgtgtcatagacagcggcGGATCTAGCCAGCGATACTAGAGAAGTCTAAACAAGTTAGATAGAGTTTTAGTCCCCTCTTTCTATTGATCTTTACCATAAATTTTAGGAGGGCTTCGTGGGGGCTCTAATGACTTAAACGGGGGTAgcgggggctcgagcccccgccgcccccatgCCAAATCCGCCCCTGGTCATAGGACTTGATAAAACGGAGGATTAAGGACACGTTCCTTTTTCCTTGATTATtctcactatttttttcttcgacAATTAcacgcacgctttccaaatattaaaaaatgtatttttttatgaaaagttTATATGCATAAGTTCATCATCCTagctttctaaaataaatttcaactttaaagtagctaattttatcatttataccattaaatagctgtAAAAAACCagatattttttcactttacaTCTTCACTCGAAAAAGAACATAACATAAATGATTAGATGGGTCAAATGCACATAATACCACATCATCTTGTGCGTTTCGCTTCGTAGCAAAGCACAACAATAATTCCTCAGTTTTTGCGATAGCCGTTTTGTTAGgagtaagagcatctccaagagaatgatTATCTCATTTGCCATACTTAAATTTGGCAATTTTACGCAAAAGAAATGTTCTTCAAGAGAGTGGCTATTTGACTTGCCATGCTATTTGAATAGCTAAATTTGAGTCCTCAATGGCCAAACCTAGTAACTCATTCTCCCACTAGCAAAATTGCTATCCATGGGTTCCATGTGGGTAGGACCCCCTTGTCATCCGTCCCTTGTTAGGATTTGGAGAGTTGGGATAGAgagtctcttggagatgctatcaaaatttgagttgccaaaactaaaataaatggctaaattttgatttgaagagttaaaatttagtcattctcttggagatgctctaagttaGACCCGCGTATCAATCATACACATGAATTATATCTACCAATTTATGGAAATTGTACTAGCCTTATAATAGAGCTTGATTGCTTCGTTTGTGTTGGACTTTGCAAGTGCCAAAAATAAggtatagataaatttttggAAAAGGGACGAGTCGACTTCACCCCACTAGTTTAGGGAGTCTGAATAGACACTTTCATTGGGAAAATGATCTAGATTTGCGGCCCATTTAATGTGATGGGCCAAATCTCCTCTCGTGCGTAGATAACGCCGGCCCACTAGTCCATCAAGTAGATAACGTCTTCTCCAACACAGCACTGCTTCCCTCTCATccatcgccatggccgcttcccctctccccctcctcctccccgcgccgctcccgctcccggcGCTCACCttcccgcctcgccgcgccgcccgccgcatcCTCCTGCAGCCCCCGCGCGCTGGCCGCACCCGCCTCCGGgacccgccgcccgcgccgccctcgccggtggaggaggaggtcgccgaggaagaggacgacgacgcgccTCCGCTCAGGCTCCTCGAACCGCCCCAGGAGGAAgaccccttcccggccgaggTGCTGCTGCTCGTTGTTCCACCTCTGTTGCTCGCATTGCCCTTCTGGATTGACGACATTCATTGCGGTGCAGATGGAGCCGGCCGACCCCGATTTCTACCGGATAGGATACGTGCGGATGATGCGGGCGTACGGGATTGAGTTCTTGGAAGGTCCCGATGGGATGGCCGTCTACGCCTCCCGTGACGTCGAGCCACTCCGCAGAGCTAGAGTAATTACCACCCCTAATTGTCACCTGTCTGATCAAACCTGAGCCCTATCTCTCCACTGCACTGCAATTGGACATCCTACTTACTCCTGAACAGCACGTACTAGTCACTCCATTCCACTGCGTATGGTGCTGTACATTGAcgactactccctctgtcccaaaaaaaactaattctccggtttccgtgtccaacgtttcaccatccgtcttatttgaaaaatttttagaaaattagaaaaaaaattagtcacacgtaaagtactattcatgatttatcatctaataaaaataaaaatatcaatcgcaaaaaaaatttgaataagacgaagagtcaaaaattgtaggtaaaaagtaaaaaattgatttattttgggacggagggagtacattctATAGTTGCTGGTTGCGCATTTTAGTGCTAGTTGGTGTATGTCATGTCAAAACAAAGACTGCATTTGATGAATTCCACAGTCAGTAGCAAATGAGGtcaatttctatatttattaggTACTTAGTCTTATATATGTACCTGCACATCTTCTGCTGCACAATATATTGGTGTGCAGGTATGGTTACAGGACTGGTAACATTCAGTTTCGCCGTGCAACTAAAGCTTGGCTAGTGCGTCACTTTTATATGCCACAGATAACTGTTGTTCTTCATAAATTACGAGCCAGTTTGCTGGTGCATGTTGCACTTTTTTAAGACTAAGTTAAGATTAGTCGCAccattattcatatattctcttgatatatataatttcattttgCTCTATCAGGTGATTATGGAGATTCCATTGGAGCTGATGCTGACTATAACTCAAAAACGTCCTTGGATGTTTTTCCCTGACATTATTCCACTAGGCCATCCAATATTTCACATCATTGAATCAACAGATCCTGAGGTAAATGGATGACACAAGCTGTTAATTTTGTCCCTGATTTCTTTTAGATATTAAGCAAACAGATCTCTCATACTAACCATTATCTTAATAAGTTTTGGGTGTCCTTGcattaaaaaacttaattttttattttccgtTATGAGAAGCACTCCGGGATGGGTTTGAAGCCCTCCTAACTATAACGTGTTGAAGTGGGAATTCTATATGCATTCCAGAGTTTGTGGTGTTGTTTTAGTTTCTCCAGAATCACTTTTGAAGAGTGAAGAACATCGTGTAATTGAGATTCAATAGCAGTTTGACTGCACATTCCAAAATGAGTTGTTAAATTGGAGAAAAGGAACAGCATTACTCAACTCTTGCAACCTGTTTTCTTCCTTCATGGGGTGTCAAAGCTTCACAAGTGATGTAGACTGCATCCTAATGCAATTTGTACCCTCTTGCAGACAGATTGGGATCTAAGGTTAGCTTGCCTTCTTCTGTATGCATTTGATGTAGAAGACAACTTTTGGCAGTTATATGGTGATTTTTTACCTAGTGCTGATGAATGCACCAGCTTGCTTTTGGCACCAAAGGTATTGCAAATCTAAATAAACTGAAACTCTTGCTCTGCTCATTTGAAATGAAATATTCTTAAACCTGACTATACAGTTTGTATGAATTTACATCCCTGGATTGCCAGGAGGATCTAATGGAACTAGAAGACCAAGATCTTTCCATGAAAATGTTAAAGAACCAGCAGAGAGCAATTGATTTTTGGCAAAAGCATTGGGTACATTTCTGTACTATTTGATCAACTTCTCTGGCTTGGGCACCTCTAACACTAGCTTGATGGATTATGTCCAGCACAAAACAGTCCCTCTAAAGATAAAACGTCTTGCCCCTGACCATGAgagatttctatgggcactgAGCATTGTTCAGTCTCGCTCTGTCAATGTGAAACTGAGAATGGGAGCCTTCCTCCAAGATGCAAATGTCCTAGCGCCATATGCTGGTACATGTCTCCTTATCTGTTCCCCTTTCTCCTCTGTATGTTTACTTTCAGTGTGTATTAAGCACTACTAACCGATTACTGAAATCAAGAATAAATCACTTACTTTCTTCAGCCTGTGATGATAGTCATATGTCTGAGTCAAGGCTTTGATTTGATGGGTCTTTTGCTCAATTTGTTTTGAGCTGGTGAATGCTACAAAGGTTTTTAATGTTATAGTACTCTAAATGCTACTTGGTTTAAGATTGTGCACGGTCAATCATATTTACCAACTGATCCAAGATATTATGTGTTCTAATATCAGCACTACTTCTGTATGGTTAAATTCTGGTGGAATAACAACCTCAGTAATGTCGTTTGTCATATTTCACACCAATGCTATGCTTTATACCTTCTAATCAGGCATTATAGTAGCTACATTGAGTTACTTATCAGTTATCACAAAGGCACGAAGTTCAAAATTATACTCTTCTGACAATCAACAAATTCTAGCTTCTGATTACTAACACCGGGGCTCAATAATAACTTATAACTTGCCTTCTTGTCTCCAGATATGCTGAATCACTCACCTGATGCTAATTGTTTCCTGCATTGGCGTTTCAAAGATCGTATGCTTGAAGTTATGATTAAGGCTGGGCATGCTGTCAAAAAAGGAGAAGAGGTACTGTCCAGAGCTAAAAATACACTTAGCTTCCTTGTGAGCAAAGGGCAACTTGATTTATGTTATATTATAACGAGATTAGTTATTTGCGTCCAAAGTTGGTATCTTTACTTATATATGCCATCCAAAATTTCAAACCAGTTTGCTCATTGCATTCTATGCACCCAGTACAGATGACGATTGATTATATGAGTGGAGTGAACAGCTCTTTTATGGAAAGATATGGTTTCTCATCACCAACGGTATGATTATGTGTTTGAGTTTATTCTTGTTCTTTTCTTgtattccctccgttctatattataagactttccgatcttgtctagattcatatgtgtgctaatgaaatttagacacatataaaacatatacattaatacatggatgaatttaaGCAAACTcgaaaagtcttataatatggaatagaGGGAATAGTGATTATTGAAGTCCCTTTCCCACTTGGCAAGACTTACCATTGTggaatattttgtaattagaatTATATCCGTGAGATTATGACCTTGCTTAAAGGAAACAACTCTAGTTTCAAATATTCTGTGCTGCTGCTTTTAGGCTATTAATACAATACCGTTCATTGAAAGGACTACAGtggcatttttatttttaatgtgacGTATCTTATATGGCCGTGTGCACACAACAAATTCTGCAGAATCCTTGGGAGCTTATCAATTTCTCAAGTGATGCCAAGATTCATCTGGATTCCTTCCTATCAGTCTTCAACATTGCTGGCTTGCATGATGAGCTCTACCACAATTGTAGGAACTAGGAGCACATGTCCTTGTGAACTATTCTGCAACATGTCTTGATTCGCTACCTTTGATTTGAACTGTCCAATGTGTTGCAGCTGCATTGACCTTAggagaaaataattttgttgatGGAGGAGTTGTGGCAGCTGCAAGAACTCTGCCAACATGGTCAGACGGTGATGTTCCTGCCATACCAAGCGTGGAAAGAAAATCTGCTCAGGTATTACAAGAGGAATGCCACACGATGCTGGAGTCCTTTTCAACCACTATTCAACAAGACCAAGAGATTTTAGGTAACACACGTCAGGATTCCAAGTACTGatttagccttttttttcatagtgCTTTCGAGTGATACTAGCAAATGATTGGTCTGTAATGCGTTGCAGATTCTGATGGACCTATCAGAAGAACACGTGAAATTGCAATCAAGTACGTGAGCTAGCAAGTTGTTTTAGCCATTTTCCCCATGAGGTTTATCTTTGTTCGCACTCCTTGCTTGTTGACAGATTTTTCCTGTTGATATGCAGATATCGGCTACACCGGAAGCTGCTCCTGCAGAAAATTATCGATGCATTGGATATCTATCAGGATAGAATTTTGTTTTAGAGATAGCTGTATAGGAACACACCACTAGCTGAGCTCCAGTGCTAGTTTGCTAAATGCTGGAGGTTCTTTTAGATGATTTTTTGAAGGGGCTTTCAGTCACCTATGTAACAATTGTTGATTCATTTAGATAATTCCACTTTGGTAGGTAGCAGGCATAGTGAAATAAGACAAGAAGGTTCATGCCTTTTTGTAAGATAGTGAGAGCTTTGTTGAAGACGGTCATGATACAAATCATGCTGAGAACACTTGCTACCTGCTTTGCATAATTAAGATGTACACAATTGTAGTTTTAGATGATGGCTTATTATACGTGCTTGGCGGCGTGTCGGTGCATGCAGTCTGCAAACTTCATCACCATATTCTTATTGAGATTGAGATTGGAGTGCATAGTTACACTGTCGCCATGTCGGCCAGGCAACAGAAAAAACTTGTCTTTTCTCCGGCCGGAGATCGGAAAGGAAGAAGGTGACAGGCAAGGCAGCGAAGTGTTGACGACACCAAACAACAAATCGAACGGGACACGCGTCAACGACTTCACCGACAACAACGTCACACGAGCCTGCCCGGTCTCTACGACAAGCTCGCTTCACTTTCACATCAAGAGATCCAGCATTGCTGCCTGCCCCCTGCCAAGCagtagttgttttttttttttggaaaaacatTACTATTACATTCCTCATTGTGCATTATTACGCCTTCCTGTGATTCAGGTTGCATTGCATGTGTCTACGTTTTCAACCAAAACCAGTTAAAAACCGTGAAATTTCGatgtaaaatttcaaatgGTTTAAAGGATTTGAATTCAACAATgcaatttgatcaaaatttagtGAGAAATGTCAAACCACGGGGATCGGATATAGGACTCAACTGAAAAGGCGAACTCTTGATATCTACGGAGTAGTTACTAGCAATATTGCTACGTACAGCACTAGCATAGCAGACTTGTGACTTTTCGATATCTAtctaatatataaacaataaagtTAAATTGAAaactacttaaaaatataagataatgaatgtcctttttttttacaaaaaatacactattcaATGGTTCTAGAAAGGTAAAGGCAAagccaaggaaaaaaatgtctaaatccgaagaaaaaacaacttaTATCGTCAATCATGCGGGCCTCACTGTCATATCTGTGATGTGTATGTAAACTGCAAAGCACCCACAGCTATAGCTTCTCTATCGGGTGATTATTTGACGccatatttctaaataaaaaataatttataaataaaacttttatatacgtattaaaCAAACTACAGtgtgtttgacgccgttgattttttatacacgtttgactattcgtcttatttaaaaaatttacataattattaattatttttatatcattttatttattattaaatatacttttatgcatatatatagctttatgtatttgcaaaaaattgaataagatgaatagtcaaatatatataaaaaagtcaacagcatGCTTATAACCATAATCACAGACTAAGCTTACAATTCTAGCGTGCAGGGCAGAATAAATCTTAGATTGGTTTCATCATCACTAGAGATGGCCC
Encoded proteins:
- the LOC102718365 gene encoding uncharacterized protein LOC102718365, producing the protein MEIPLELMLTITQKRPWMFFPDIIPLGHPIFDIIESTDPEPYSNAQSSTRKRDMKKLVQDHSPCQPLALQSDPDITILPIKEIERRRKIGAANKGKVPWTNGRKLSKEHKALIKQRTTEALRDPKVRKKMLGHRQLHRQASKDKISAALRKIWERRIVSVKARQEVLRIWSNYIAEAAKQGDYSQDKLDWDSYDRIKSEMISMYIWNKDRERIIKKLKKAEAKIAPKKLQATQRSKVQTRGVKNLQCEKLVLRKSDSQPTRVVVSTRPKT
- the LOC102718085 gene encoding protein PLASTID TRANSCRIPTIONALLY ACTIVE 14, giving the protein LLPAPLPLPALTFPPRRAARRILLQPPRAGRTRLRDPPPAPPSPVEEEVAEEEDDDAPPLRLLEPPQEEDPFPAEMEPADPDFYRIGYVRMMRAYGIEFLEGPDGMAVYASRDVEPLRRARVIMEIPLELMLTITQKRPWMFFPDIIPLGHPIFHIIESTDPETDWDLRLACLLLYAFDVEDNFWQLYGDFLPSADECTSLLLAPKEDLMELEDQDLSMKMLKNQQRAIDFWQKHWHKTVPLKIKRLAPDHERFLWALSIVQSRSVNVKLRMGAFLQDANVLAPYADMLNHSPDANCFLHWRFKDRMLEVMIKAGHAVKKGEEMTIDYMSGVNSSFMERYGFSSPTNPWELINFSSDAKIHLDSFLSVFNIAGLHDELYHNSALTLGENNFVDGGVVAAARTLPTWSDGDVPAIPSVERKSAQVLQEECHTMLESFSTTIQQDQEILDSDGPIRRTREIAIKYRLHRKLLLQKIIDALDIYQDRILF